A DNA window from Chelativorans sp. AA-79 contains the following coding sequences:
- the purM gene encoding phosphoribosylformylglycinamidine cyclo-ligase, whose translation MSQKKNGLSYADAGVDIDAGNALVDRIKPLVRSTRRPGADGEIGGFGGLFDLKAAGFADPVLVAANDGVGTKLKLAIESGRHDTVGIDLVAMCVNDLVVQGAEPLFFLDYFATGKLDPDQGAAIVAGIAEGCREAGCALIGGETAEMPGMYRDGDYDLAGFAVGAAERGRLLPTNDIVEGDVILGLASSGAHSNGFSLVRKIVSLSGLGWDDPAPFDTAKPLAEALLTPTRIYVKPVLAAIAGTHGVKALAHITGGGFPENIPRVLPPAYAAEINLDAVEVHPVFSWLAAAGGVAPEEMLRTFNCGIGMIVVVAAGQAAQVAAVLQQAGEHVEILGGIVPRRDKGVIYQGALAL comes from the coding sequence ATGAGCCAGAAGAAGAACGGCCTCAGCTACGCCGATGCCGGCGTGGACATCGATGCGGGCAATGCGCTCGTCGACAGGATCAAGCCGCTGGTGCGCTCCACGCGCCGGCCGGGTGCGGACGGCGAAATCGGCGGCTTCGGCGGACTGTTCGATCTCAAGGCGGCGGGCTTTGCCGATCCGGTGCTCGTCGCCGCCAATGACGGGGTGGGCACCAAGCTCAAGCTCGCCATCGAATCGGGCAGGCACGACACGGTAGGAATCGACCTCGTCGCCATGTGCGTGAACGATCTCGTGGTGCAGGGCGCGGAGCCCCTCTTTTTCCTCGATTATTTTGCAACCGGCAAGCTCGATCCGGACCAGGGTGCGGCCATCGTGGCCGGCATCGCCGAGGGGTGCCGGGAGGCAGGCTGTGCGCTGATCGGTGGCGAGACTGCCGAAATGCCGGGCATGTACCGCGACGGCGATTACGATCTGGCGGGCTTTGCCGTGGGGGCCGCCGAGCGCGGCCGGCTGCTGCCCACCAACGACATCGTGGAAGGCGACGTCATCCTGGGCCTCGCCTCTTCCGGCGCCCATTCCAACGGCTTCTCGCTGGTGCGCAAGATCGTTTCGCTGAGCGGGCTCGGCTGGGATGATCCCGCCCCGTTCGACACTGCGAAACCGCTGGCGGAAGCCTTGCTCACTCCCACCCGCATCTATGTGAAGCCCGTCCTTGCAGCCATCGCCGGGACCCATGGGGTGAAGGCGCTGGCGCATATCACGGGCGGCGGCTTTCCCGAGAACATCCCGCGCGTGCTGCCGCCGGCCTACGCGGCGGAAATCAATCTCGACGCCGTCGAGGTCCATCCCGTCTTCTCCTGGCTCGCAGCCGCGGGGGGCGTGGCGCCCGAGGAGATGCTGCGCACTTTCAATTGCGGGATCGGCATGATCGTCGTGGTGGCGGCCGGCCAGGCGGCGCAGGTCGCGGCCGTACTGCAGCAGGCGGGCGAACACGTGGAAATCCTGGGCGGCATCGTGCCGCGCCGCGACAAGGGCGTGATCTATCAGGGGGCACTTGCGCTATGA
- the purN gene encoding phosphoribosylglycinamide formyltransferase: MRARKKTAILISGRGSNMSALIRAAAEADFPAEIACVVSDNADAPGLTAAMAAGIPAIAVPRGDFADKAAHEAAMEETLGRHGAELICLAGFMRILSADFVQRWEGRMINIHPSLLPLFKGLNSHARALEAGMRIHGCTVHFITHEMDGGPIIAQAAVPVVPGETEGELADRVLRVEHRLYPLALALVASGRARMEGGKTAFAASADIGWGERASLVVPSSVEEAVNLEDLARRTP; this comes from the coding sequence ATGAGGGCAAGGAAGAAGACGGCGATCCTCATTTCCGGCCGCGGCTCGAACATGTCGGCGCTGATCCGGGCCGCGGCAGAAGCCGATTTTCCAGCCGAGATCGCCTGCGTGGTGAGCGACAATGCGGACGCACCGGGGCTTACGGCGGCGATGGCGGCCGGCATCCCGGCCATCGCCGTGCCGCGCGGCGACTTCGCGGACAAGGCCGCCCACGAGGCGGCAATGGAAGAGACACTCGGCCGGCACGGGGCGGAACTCATCTGCCTTGCCGGTTTCATGCGCATCCTCAGCGCCGATTTCGTGCAGCGCTGGGAAGGGCGGATGATCAATATCCATCCGTCGCTGCTGCCCCTCTTCAAGGGGCTGAACAGTCACGCCCGCGCGCTGGAAGCCGGCATGCGCATCCATGGCTGCACGGTGCATTTCATCACGCACGAGATGGATGGCGGACCGATCATCGCACAGGCCGCCGTGCCCGTCGTACCCGGCGAGACAGAGGGTGAGCTTGCCGACCGCGTGCTGCGCGTGGAGCATCGGCTCTACCCGCTGGCGCTGGCGCTCGTCGCCTCCGGCCGCGCGCGAATGGAAGGGGGAAAGACCGCCTTTGCCGCCTCCGCCGATATCGGCTGGGGCGAGCGGGCGAGCCTCGTCGTCCCCTCCTCCGTGGAGGAAGCGGTCAATCTGGAAGACCTGGCGCGGCGGACGCCCTGA
- a CDS encoding GNAT family N-acetyltransferase: MDRRGDRWPSGGARHAPAQRAGEKGHIGEIVMGVADDFVGRGIGSAILGALCDVADNWRGLKRLELTVYADNEPAIRLYRKHGFQVEGRHVNAGFSEGTYKDLFSMAHLRF, translated from the coding sequence ATGGATCGTCGCGGAGATCGATGGCCAAGTGGTGGGGCACGGCACGCTCCTGCCCAACGGGCCGGCGAGAAGGGCCATATCGGCGAGATCGTGATGGGCGTTGCCGACGATTTCGTCGGGCGCGGCATCGGCTCTGCCATTCTTGGTGCTTTGTGCGACGTCGCTGACAACTGGCGCGGCCTCAAGCGGCTGGAACTGACGGTCTATGCCGATAACGAGCCGGCGATCCGGCTCTACCGGAAACACGGCTTCCAGGTGGAAGGCAGGCATGTGAATGCCGGTTTTTCCGAAGGGACGTACAAGGACCTCTTCTCGATGGCTCACCTGCGCTTCTGA
- a CDS encoding molybdopterin oxidoreductase family protein — translation MNTHAPLRIGHSACPHDCPSTCALDVEIVDGRIGRVHGAKDNSYTAGVICAKVARYAERVHHPDRLVKPLVRAGAKGEGAWKEASWEIALDLAAENLLKAEERYGTETVWPYQYAGTMGLVQRDSIHRLRHAKRYSRQFDTICTNPAWAGYVMGTGALRGPDPREMAKADCVVIWGTNAVATQVNVMTHAVRARKERGAKIVVIDVYDNATMKQADLGIVLRPGTDGALACAVMHVLFRDGFADWPYLDRYTDDPKGLEAHLATRTPERAEAITGVPAAEIEAFARLVGETKRSYFRLGYGFTRNRNGAVNMHAALSIAAVTGAWQYEGGGAFHSNSGIFGLDKALIEGTAFADPSVRSLDQSQIGRVLTGDAEALHGGPPVTAMLIQNTNPANVAPEQRLVKRGFLRDDLFVCVHEQFMTDTAKLADVVLPATMFVEHDDIYRGGGHQHIILGPKLIDAPGEARENIFVIDELAKRLGVDHMPGFGLSAREHLDWMLGRKGLGTFDSFRHERWADVQPDFETAHFLSGFGHPDGKFRFRPSWTGTPGPNRPPESIGIQGPHERLPEFPDHVDFIEAADAQHPFRLATSPARTFLNSSFTETPGSKKREGRPELMLHPEDAAALGLAEGDRVEIGNHRGEVVLHAKVFDGLRRGIVIAEGIWPNGAHERGEGINVLTGADAIAPYGGAAFHDTKVWIRPA, via the coding sequence ATGAACACACATGCACCGCTCCGTATCGGCCATTCGGCCTGCCCGCACGACTGCCCCTCCACCTGCGCGCTCGACGTCGAGATCGTCGACGGCCGCATCGGCCGCGTCCACGGCGCCAAGGACAACAGCTACACCGCCGGCGTGATCTGCGCCAAGGTCGCCCGCTATGCCGAGCGCGTGCACCACCCCGATCGTCTCGTGAAACCGCTGGTGCGCGCCGGCGCCAAGGGGGAGGGCGCTTGGAAGGAGGCGAGCTGGGAAATAGCCCTCGACCTCGCGGCGGAAAACCTCCTCAAGGCCGAGGAGCGCTACGGCACCGAAACCGTCTGGCCCTACCAGTATGCGGGCACGATGGGTCTCGTGCAGCGCGATTCGATCCACCGGCTGCGCCACGCCAAGCGCTATTCCAGGCAGTTCGACACGATCTGCACCAATCCCGCCTGGGCAGGCTATGTGATGGGCACGGGCGCGCTTCGCGGGCCCGACCCGCGCGAGATGGCCAAGGCCGATTGCGTCGTCATCTGGGGCACCAACGCGGTGGCCACCCAGGTCAATGTGATGACCCACGCCGTGCGAGCCCGCAAGGAGCGCGGGGCGAAGATCGTCGTCATCGACGTCTATGACAACGCCACCATGAAGCAGGCCGATCTCGGCATCGTCCTGCGCCCGGGCACCGACGGCGCGCTCGCCTGTGCGGTGATGCACGTGCTCTTCCGTGACGGGTTCGCCGACTGGCCGTATCTGGACAGATATACCGACGACCCGAAAGGGCTGGAAGCACATCTCGCAACCCGCACGCCCGAAAGGGCCGAAGCAATCACCGGCGTGCCGGCGGCGGAAATCGAGGCTTTCGCACGGCTCGTGGGTGAGACGAAGCGCAGCTATTTCCGCCTGGGCTACGGCTTCACGCGAAACCGCAACGGCGCGGTGAACATGCATGCGGCGCTTTCGATCGCTGCGGTCACCGGCGCATGGCAGTACGAGGGCGGCGGCGCCTTCCACTCCAATTCCGGCATTTTCGGGCTGGATAAGGCGCTGATCGAGGGCACGGCCTTCGCCGATCCGTCCGTCCGCTCGCTCGATCAGTCGCAGATCGGCCGGGTGCTGACAGGGGATGCGGAAGCGCTTCACGGCGGCCCGCCGGTCACGGCGATGCTCATCCAGAACACCAACCCTGCCAATGTCGCGCCGGAGCAGCGGCTGGTGAAGCGCGGCTTCCTGCGTGACGACCTGTTCGTCTGCGTGCACGAGCAGTTCATGACCGACACGGCCAAGCTCGCCGACGTCGTGCTGCCCGCCACCATGTTCGTCGAGCACGACGACATCTATCGCGGCGGCGGCCACCAGCACATCATCCTGGGGCCGAAGCTCATCGACGCGCCCGGCGAAGCGCGGGAGAACATCTTCGTCATCGACGAACTGGCCAAACGCCTCGGTGTCGATCACATGCCGGGTTTCGGCCTGTCGGCGCGCGAGCATCTCGACTGGATGCTGGGCCGAAAAGGGCTGGGCACCTTCGACAGCTTCCGGCATGAGCGCTGGGCCGACGTGCAGCCGGATTTCGAGACGGCGCATTTCCTTAGCGGCTTCGGCCATCCGGACGGGAAGTTCCGCTTCCGGCCGAGCTGGACCGGAACGCCGGGGCCGAACCGGCCGCCCGAATCGATCGGCATTCAGGGGCCGCACGAGCGGCTGCCCGAATTCCCGGACCACGTGGATTTCATCGAGGCGGCTGACGCACAGCATCCCTTCCGGCTCGCCACGTCACCCGCGCGCACATTCCTCAATTCGAGCTTCACGGAAACCCCGGGTTCCAAGAAGCGCGAAGGCCGGCCGGAGCTCATGCTGCATCCCGAGGATGCCGCCGCTCTGGGGCTCGCGGAGGGCGACCGGGTGGAGATCGGCAATCACCGCGGCGAGGTTGTGCTCCACGCCAAAGTCTTCGACGGCCTGCGCCGCGGCATCGTCATTGCCGAGGGTATCTGGCCGAACGGCGCGCATGAGCGCGGGGAGGGCATCAACGTGCTGACAGGTGCCGACGCGATCGCGCCGTATGGCGGGGCGGCCTTCCACGACACGAAAGTGTGGATACGGCCTGCGTGA
- a CDS encoding 23S rRNA (adenine(2030)-N(6))-methyltransferase RlmJ yields the protein MNYRHAYHAGNFADVVKHAVLTRVVEYLKRKEKPFRVIDTHAGVGLYDLSSEEAQKTGEWRGGIGRLTATPIEGEAANLLKPLLDSVRAVNQGDSLAVYPGSPMIVRHLLRRQDRLTAIELHPRDAEALKENFAGDHQVRIIELDGWLALGAHLPPKEKRGLVLVDPPFEQEGEFARMVDGLRKAHRRWPGGIYAFWYPIKDGEEVDRFRAALTRSGVPDILDVGLLVRQPSPEPRLDGTGIIVANPPYILKRELRILLPVLANLLGEDGNGSFFTRQLTEEAQTPS from the coding sequence ATGAACTACCGCCACGCCTATCATGCAGGAAATTTCGCCGATGTGGTGAAGCATGCCGTGCTCACACGCGTCGTGGAATACCTCAAGCGCAAGGAGAAGCCCTTCCGCGTGATCGACACGCATGCCGGAGTGGGGCTCTACGATCTTTCCTCCGAGGAGGCGCAGAAGACCGGCGAATGGCGGGGCGGCATCGGCCGACTCACCGCCACTCCGATCGAGGGGGAAGCAGCGAATCTTCTCAAGCCCTTGCTCGATTCCGTTCGCGCGGTGAATCAGGGCGATTCGCTCGCGGTTTATCCCGGCTCGCCGATGATCGTGCGCCACCTCCTGCGCCGGCAGGACCGGCTGACGGCAATCGAGCTTCATCCGCGGGATGCCGAAGCGCTCAAGGAGAATTTCGCGGGCGACCACCAGGTGCGCATCATCGAGCTCGACGGCTGGCTGGCGCTCGGCGCGCATCTTCCGCCAAAGGAGAAGCGCGGGCTGGTGCTGGTCGACCCGCCCTTCGAGCAGGAAGGCGAATTCGCCCGCATGGTGGACGGCCTCAGGAAGGCGCACCGGCGCTGGCCGGGCGGCATCTACGCTTTCTGGTATCCCATCAAGGACGGTGAAGAGGTGGACCGCTTCCGCGCGGCCCTCACGCGAAGCGGCGTACCGGACATCCTCGATGTCGGCCTCCTGGTCCGGCAGCCCTCGCCCGAGCCGCGGCTCGATGGGACGGGCATTATCGTGGCCAATCCGCCCTACATCCTCAAACGGGAGCTGCGCATCCTCCTTCCCGTCCTGGCGAACCTACTCGGCGAGGATGGAAACGGAAGCTTCTTCACCCGACAGCTGACGGAGGAAGCGCAGACGCCATCTTGA
- a CDS encoding ribonuclease — MRLRRWAAALFLTAATASPALPGERGAEPGTFDFYVLSLSWSPSYCAAEAEDANPEQCDAARPYAFVVHGLWPQFESGYPEFCPSRQPERVPRRLVEAYHDIVPSAGLIGHQWRKHGSCTGLGQEAYFALLREARGRIEIPEGLSRLERPLSVSPDKVEEEFRAANPGLDAAGIAVVCDGRYLREVRICMTRDLEFRPCEEVDEKSCRQRSVTMPPVR, encoded by the coding sequence GTGAGACTGCGGAGGTGGGCGGCCGCCCTTTTCCTCACCGCGGCGACCGCATCACCTGCCCTGCCCGGCGAGCGCGGCGCCGAACCGGGGACCTTCGATTTCTACGTGCTTTCGCTGTCCTGGTCGCCGAGCTACTGCGCGGCCGAGGCGGAGGACGCCAATCCCGAACAATGCGACGCCGCCCGCCCCTATGCCTTCGTGGTGCATGGGCTGTGGCCGCAATTTGAGAGCGGCTATCCCGAATTCTGCCCCAGCCGCCAACCGGAACGGGTGCCGCGGCGCCTCGTGGAGGCCTATCACGACATCGTGCCTTCCGCCGGGCTGATCGGCCACCAATGGCGCAAGCACGGCTCTTGCACCGGTCTCGGGCAGGAGGCTTATTTCGCACTGCTGCGCGAGGCGCGCGGCCGGATCGAAATCCCTGAGGGTCTATCGAGGCTGGAAAGGCCGCTTTCCGTTTCACCGGACAAGGTGGAGGAAGAATTCCGCGCGGCCAATCCGGGGCTCGATGCCGCCGGGATCGCCGTCGTCTGCGACGGGCGCTACCTGCGCGAGGTGCGCATCTGCATGACACGTGATCTGGAGTTCCGCCCGTGCGAGGAGGTGGACGAGAAGTCCTGCCGGCAGCGGAGCGTGACCATGCCGCCCGTGCGGTGA
- a CDS encoding outer membrane beta-barrel protein, translating into MKANKNSMLGFAAAAAIVAMAMPAYAADVVYEQPPAPPAAPMEVAPVATWAGPYAGIALGYGFAGEVSADGGPDIDTDGFVGNVFGGWQGQSDRFVYGVEGDIGYNGMKGDEGGVDVEHGVDGSIRARLGYAATDNVLLYATGGGAASRLEASAPGISESETALGWTAGAGVDVKLTPKSFARLEYRYTDLSADFDGGDVDTTSNRVLLGVGMQF; encoded by the coding sequence ATGAAGGCCAACAAGAACTCGATGCTAGGCTTTGCGGCCGCGGCCGCGATCGTCGCAATGGCGATGCCGGCCTATGCCGCCGACGTCGTCTACGAACAGCCGCCGGCACCGCCCGCGGCTCCGATGGAAGTGGCGCCGGTCGCCACCTGGGCCGGCCCCTATGCGGGTATCGCGCTCGGCTACGGCTTCGCCGGCGAGGTGAGCGCGGACGGCGGTCCCGACATCGATACCGACGGCTTCGTCGGTAACGTGTTCGGCGGCTGGCAGGGGCAGTCCGACCGGTTCGTCTACGGTGTCGAGGGTGACATCGGCTACAACGGCATGAAAGGCGACGAGGGCGGCGTGGACGTCGAGCACGGCGTCGATGGGTCTATCCGCGCCCGCCTCGGCTATGCCGCGACCGACAACGTGCTGCTCTATGCCACCGGTGGTGGCGCGGCGAGCCGGCTCGAAGCTTCGGCCCCGGGCATTTCCGAGTCGGAGACCGCTCTCGGCTGGACGGCCGGTGCCGGCGTGGACGTGAAGCTGACGCCGAAGTCCTTCGCACGTCTCGAGTACCGCTACACCGACCTCAGCGCGGACTTCGACGGCGGCGACGTCGACACGACCAGCAACCGCGTCCTGCTCGGCGTGGGTATGCAGTTCTAA
- a CDS encoding SDR family oxidoreductase: protein MRPAKQSALVTGGAKRIGRAIVLDLAANGFAVAIHCGQSRAEAEKLAAGISDSGGSAYVLQADLTDTTQAGRLVEEAEAALGPIGLLVNNASVFEEDSVTDFADETWDRHFALHVKAPAILAREFVRFLPQDHEGMIVNMIDQRVWKPTPRHFSYTLSKAALWTATRTMAQALGPRIRVNAIGPGPTLPDRGEDEASFRRQTAGLILGRGPNLSEFGATIRYLWETPSVTGQMIALDGGKHLAWNDAAGGAA from the coding sequence ATGAGGCCGGCAAAACAAAGTGCCCTCGTCACCGGTGGAGCTAAAAGAATCGGGCGGGCAATTGTGCTCGATCTCGCAGCGAACGGTTTCGCCGTGGCGATTCACTGCGGACAATCGCGTGCGGAAGCCGAAAAGCTTGCAGCCGGCATTTCAGATTCGGGCGGCAGTGCCTATGTTCTGCAGGCTGACCTTACTGACACCACGCAGGCAGGGCGGCTGGTAGAGGAGGCGGAGGCTGCGCTTGGCCCGATCGGGCTCCTCGTCAATAATGCATCCGTCTTCGAGGAAGATTCGGTAACAGACTTCGCGGACGAGACCTGGGACCGGCATTTCGCGCTCCACGTGAAGGCACCGGCGATCCTGGCGAGGGAATTCGTACGGTTCCTGCCGCAAGACCATGAAGGCATGATTGTGAACATGATAGACCAGCGCGTGTGGAAGCCCACCCCGCGCCATTTCAGCTACACGCTTTCGAAGGCGGCGTTGTGGACGGCGACGCGCACCATGGCGCAGGCGCTCGGGCCCCGAATCCGGGTCAACGCGATTGGTCCCGGCCCCACCCTGCCGGACAGGGGCGAGGACGAGGCGAGCTTCCGCCGGCAGACGGCGGGGCTCATCCTCGGCCGCGGCCCGAATCTGAGCGAATTCGGCGCGACAATCCGCTATTTGTGGGAGACGCCGTCGGTCACGGGGCAGATGATCGCGCTCGACGGCGGCAAGCACCTCGCATGGAACGATGCGGCCGGAGGCGCAGCGTGA
- the uvrC gene encoding excinuclease ABC subunit UvrC, translated as MERCGRRRSVSAADLTPVRALQDAALDWDSAGSETAAIGAEMIQAVVKRLPNAPGVYRMMNRNGDVLYVGKARSLKKRVTNYAQGRGHSNRIERMIRETASMEFVVTRTETEALLLEANLIKRLRPRFNVLLRDDKSFPYILLTGDHPAPGIFKHRGARSRKGDYFGPFASAGAVGRTINSLQRAFLLRTCTDSVFESRTRPCLLYQIKRCSGPCTGEINPDDYAELVSEAKDFLSGRSSKVKAEIAAAMQEASEALDFERAAIYRDRLSALSHVQSHQGINPQGIEEADVFAIHQESDQTCIQVFFFRTGQNWGNRAYFPKADPALGPAEVLGSFLAQFYDDKPCPRLLLLSHPVEDQDLLAEALSARAGRKVTVSVPQRGEKKDLTDHAAQNAREALGRRLAETSSQARLLDGFAETFGLEAAPRRIEVYDNSHIMGTNAVGAMIVAGPEGFVKNQYRKFNIRSTEITPGDDFGMMREVMQRRFARLIKEQGLPGNGTGEEEAEVDAAFPAWPDVILIDGGQGQMSAVRQILDDLGIADLVTAIGVAKGVDRDAGRERFFMEGRPPFTLPPRDPVLYFVQRLRDEAHRFAIGSHRARRKKEMVKNPLDEISGIGPGRKRALLHHFGTAKAVSRAGIEDLMEVDGISESIARLVYNHFHESG; from the coding sequence ATGGAACGATGCGGCCGGAGGCGCAGCGTGAGCGCGGCGGACCTTACCCCTGTGCGCGCGCTCCAGGATGCGGCGCTCGATTGGGACAGCGCGGGCAGCGAAACCGCCGCCATCGGCGCGGAGATGATCCAGGCGGTCGTGAAGCGGCTGCCCAACGCGCCCGGCGTCTACCGGATGATGAACCGGAACGGCGACGTGCTTTATGTGGGCAAGGCGCGCAGCCTCAAGAAGCGCGTCACCAACTACGCCCAGGGGCGCGGCCATTCGAACCGCATCGAGCGCATGATCCGCGAGACGGCGTCGATGGAGTTCGTCGTCACGCGCACCGAAACGGAAGCGCTGCTGCTCGAGGCCAATCTCATCAAGCGCCTGCGCCCCCGTTTCAACGTGCTTTTGCGCGACGACAAATCGTTCCCTTATATTCTGCTCACCGGAGACCACCCCGCGCCCGGCATCTTCAAGCATCGCGGCGCGCGCTCGCGCAAGGGCGACTATTTCGGGCCGTTCGCCTCCGCCGGCGCCGTCGGGCGCACGATCAATTCCCTCCAGCGCGCCTTTCTCCTGCGCACCTGCACCGATTCGGTATTCGAGAGCCGCACGCGGCCCTGCCTGCTCTACCAGATCAAGCGCTGCTCCGGTCCCTGCACGGGCGAGATCAATCCGGATGACTACGCCGAGCTCGTGTCGGAGGCCAAGGATTTCCTTTCCGGCCGCTCCTCGAAAGTGAAGGCGGAGATCGCCGCAGCCATGCAGGAAGCCTCCGAAGCGCTCGATTTCGAGCGGGCCGCCATCTACCGCGACCGGCTTTCGGCGCTGAGCCACGTGCAGAGCCACCAGGGCATCAACCCGCAGGGCATCGAGGAGGCGGATGTCTTCGCGATCCATCAGGAAAGCGACCAGACCTGCATCCAGGTCTTCTTCTTCCGCACCGGCCAGAACTGGGGCAACCGGGCCTACTTCCCGAAGGCCGACCCGGCGCTCGGCCCCGCCGAAGTGCTTGGTTCCTTCCTGGCGCAGTTCTACGACGACAAGCCCTGTCCGCGCCTTCTGCTCCTCTCGCATCCGGTGGAGGATCAGGATCTTCTGGCCGAGGCGCTCTCGGCCCGCGCGGGACGCAAGGTCACGGTCTCCGTGCCGCAACGGGGGGAGAAGAAGGACCTGACCGACCACGCGGCTCAGAACGCCCGCGAGGCGCTCGGACGCCGTCTCGCCGAGACGTCCTCGCAGGCGCGGCTGCTCGACGGTTTCGCGGAGACCTTCGGGCTCGAGGCCGCGCCGCGGCGCATCGAGGTCTACGACAACTCGCATATCATGGGCACGAACGCGGTCGGCGCAATGATCGTGGCGGGGCCGGAAGGCTTCGTGAAGAACCAGTACCGCAAGTTCAATATCCGCTCGACCGAGATCACGCCGGGCGACGATTTCGGCATGATGCGCGAAGTGATGCAGCGGCGCTTCGCCCGCCTCATCAAGGAGCAGGGCCTGCCCGGCAACGGCACTGGCGAGGAAGAGGCGGAGGTGGATGCCGCCTTCCCGGCCTGGCCCGACGTCATCCTGATCGACGGCGGCCAGGGCCAGATGTCGGCCGTGCGGCAGATCCTCGACGATCTCGGCATCGCCGACCTGGTGACGGCGATCGGCGTGGCCAAGGGTGTGGATCGCGATGCGGGGCGTGAGCGCTTCTTCATGGAAGGACGGCCGCCCTTCACGCTCCCGCCGCGCGACCCGGTGCTTTATTTCGTGCAGCGCCTGCGCGACGAGGCGCACCGCTTCGCCATCGGCTCGCACCGCGCGCGGCGCAAGAAGGAAATGGTGAAGAACCCGCTCGACGAGATCTCCGGCATCGGCCCCGGCCGGAAGCGCGCGCTGCTTCATCATTTCGGCACCGCAAAGGCGGTGAGCCGTGCAGGCATCGAGGACCTGATGGAGGTGGACGGCATCTCCGAATCCATTGCGCGGCTGGTCTACAACCATTTCCACGAGAGCGGCTAG
- the pgsA gene encoding CDP-diacylglycerol--glycerol-3-phosphate 3-phosphatidyltransferase has product MSQQRAFNLPNLLTYARILAVPLIVLCFFLEGRLQSSDFARWSALGIFIAASVTDYFDGYLARSWKQTSNIGRMLDPIADKLLVATSLLLLAADTDRTIAGWSLWAAIIILCREILVSGLREYLAALKVSVPVTQLAKWKTAIQMLAIGFLLAGPAGDKIVPYVTETGIALLWFSALVTLYTGYDYFRAGLKHIIEE; this is encoded by the coding sequence ATGTCGCAGCAACGCGCCTTCAACCTGCCCAACCTGCTCACCTATGCGCGCATCCTGGCGGTGCCGCTGATCGTGCTGTGCTTCTTCCTGGAGGGGCGGCTGCAATCGAGCGATTTCGCGCGCTGGTCCGCGCTCGGCATCTTCATCGCCGCCAGTGTGACCGACTATTTCGACGGGTATCTTGCCCGCAGCTGGAAGCAGACCTCCAATATCGGCAGGATGCTGGATCCGATCGCCGACAAGCTGCTGGTGGCGACCTCCCTGCTGCTGCTCGCCGCCGATACGGACCGCACCATCGCCGGCTGGTCGCTCTGGGCCGCCATCATCATTCTCTGCCGCGAGATTCTCGTCTCCGGCCTGCGCGAATACCTCGCGGCGCTCAAGGTCAGCGTTCCGGTGACGCAGCTCGCCAAGTGGAAGACCGCGATCCAGATGCTGGCGATCGGCTTCCTGCTCGCGGGGCCTGCCGGGGACAAGATCGTGCCTTATGTGACCGAAACGGGCATCGCGCTCCTTTGGTTCTCCGCGCTCGTAACGCTCTACACGGGCTATGATTATTTCCGGGCCGGCCTGAAGCACATCATCGAGGAATGA
- the moaD gene encoding molybdopterin converting factor subunit 1, producing MKLVYFAWVRERIGREAEEVALPGEVKTVADLLEWLKARGGGYAAALEHPQVIRVAIDHEHVDHDTKLSDDGEVALFPPMTGG from the coding sequence ATGAAGCTCGTCTATTTCGCCTGGGTGCGCGAGAGGATCGGCAGGGAGGCCGAGGAGGTCGCCCTGCCCGGCGAGGTGAAGACCGTGGCCGATCTCCTGGAATGGCTCAAGGCGCGCGGCGGCGGCTATGCCGCGGCGCTCGAACATCCGCAGGTGATCCGCGTGGCCATCGACCACGAGCACGTCGATCACGATACGAAGCTGTCTGATGATGGCGAGGTGGCGCTGTTTCCGCCCATGACCGGAGGCTGA
- a CDS encoding molybdenum cofactor biosynthesis protein MoaE, whose translation MASGCEPHIRVQAEDFALEAEMRRLTAGRRDVGAVVTFTGLCRDEGGRLAALELEHYPGMAEAEITRIAREAAERWRLSGLTVIHRFGKVRPGENIVLVVAASSHRRAALEAADFLMDYLKSRAPFWKKEHPAGEEPGRWVEAKTADEEALGRWTDRKIR comes from the coding sequence ATGGCCAGCGGCTGCGAACCCCATATACGCGTCCAGGCCGAGGATTTCGCCCTTGAGGCCGAGATGCGCCGGCTGACGGCAGGACGCAGGGATGTGGGCGCGGTGGTCACCTTCACCGGACTCTGCCGCGACGAGGGCGGCCGCCTCGCAGCCCTGGAGCTGGAACACTATCCCGGCATGGCCGAAGCCGAGATCACGCGCATCGCGCGGGAGGCGGCGGAGCGCTGGCGGCTTTCGGGCCTCACCGTCATCCACCGCTTCGGCAAGGTCCGCCCCGGCGAGAACATCGTGCTCGTTGTGGCGGCTTCGTCGCACCGCAGGGCGGCGCTGGAAGCGGCCGATTTCCTGATGGATTACCTCAAGTCGCGGGCGCCCTTCTGGAAGAAGGAGCATCCGGCAGGGGAAGAACCCGGCCGCTGGGTCGAGGCCAAGACTGCGGACGAGGAAGCGCTCGGACGCTGGACCGATCGAAAGATCAGGTAA